Proteins encoded together in one Pseudomonadota bacterium window:
- a CDS encoding glycosyltransferase family 2 protein: MQGISVVIPVFNEEDNVADGFREVSNVLRSTGRPYEIIYVDDGSRDKTVSRLLECGGNDSHLRLIQLRRNFGQTAAMAAGFDHSRYEIVVALDGDLQNDPAEIPQMVAKLEEGYDLVAGWRKHRRDKFLSRRLPSIIANRIISSATGVRLHDYGCTLKVMSGDIARGLRLYGEMHRFIPALANEMGARIVEVPVNHRERRFGTSKYGISRTIRVVLDLITVKFLLGYSKRPIHLFGVVGAASGILGTLILSMLTYQRLFQDVPMGNRPLLALGVMLVIIGLQFVVFGLLAEVLARTYYESQNKKTYVVRRVFTAPEEEDSAPWARKVAN; the protein is encoded by the coding sequence ATGCAGGGCATCTCAGTAGTCATTCCGGTATTTAACGAAGAGGATAACGTGGCGGATGGATTCCGAGAGGTTTCCAACGTGCTGCGTAGCACGGGGCGCCCGTACGAGATTATCTACGTCGATGATGGATCTCGAGATAAAACCGTTTCTCGGCTGCTTGAGTGTGGTGGTAACGATTCACACCTGCGCTTGATTCAGCTCCGCAGAAACTTCGGGCAGACCGCTGCCATGGCAGCCGGCTTTGATCACTCCAGGTACGAGATCGTCGTTGCACTTGATGGAGATCTACAAAACGATCCCGCCGAGATCCCACAGATGGTTGCAAAGCTCGAAGAGGGCTATGATTTAGTCGCAGGATGGCGCAAGCACCGCCGCGATAAGTTCCTTAGCCGTCGCTTACCCAGCATTATCGCCAATCGTATTATATCGTCTGCGACCGGAGTACGGCTGCACGACTACGGCTGCACCTTAAAGGTTATGAGTGGAGATATCGCCCGCGGGCTGCGCCTCTACGGTGAGATGCATCGCTTTATTCCGGCCCTAGCGAACGAGATGGGAGCGCGCATCGTTGAGGTTCCGGTTAATCATCGTGAGCGGAGATTCGGCACATCTAAATACGGAATCTCCCGTACAATTCGTGTTGTGCTTGACCTTATTACTGTTAAGTTTCTACTTGGTTATTCAAAGCGCCCGATTCACCTCTTTGGAGTTGTTGGGGCAGCTTCGGGTATCCTCGGCACCCTGATCCTTTCGATGCTTACCTATCAGCGACTCTTTCAGGACGTTCCAATGGGCAATCGCCCACTACTGGCGCTTGGTGTGATGCTTGTAATTATCGGTCTGCAGTTCGTTGTGTTTGGATTACTCGCTGAAGTTCTAGCTCGCACCTACTATGAGTCACAGAATAAAAAGACCTACGTAGTGCGACGAGTATTTACGGCGCCTGAAGAGGAGGATAGCGCTCCATGGGCCCGCAAAGTAGCCAATTAG